A window from Falco naumanni isolate bFalNau1 chromosome 3, bFalNau1.pat, whole genome shotgun sequence encodes these proteins:
- the LYPLA1 gene encoding acyl-protein thioesterase 1 isoform X2, giving the protein MPVSLNMNMAMPSWFDIIGLSPDSQEDEVGIKQAAENVKALIDQEVKNGIPSNRIILGGFSQGGALSLYTALTTHQKLAGVVALSCWLPLRASFPQGPISGVNKEIAVLQCHGDCDPLVPLMFGSLTVEKLKSMINPANITFRTYSGMMHSSCIEEMMDVKQFIDKHLPPVD; this is encoded by the exons ATGCCAGTTTCTTTGAACATGAACATGGCTATGCCATCGTG GTTTGATATCATTGGACTCTCTCCAGATTCACAGGAAGATGAAGTTGGGATCAAGCAGGCAGCGGAGAATG TTAAAGCACTGATAGATCAAGAAGTAAAAAATGGAATTCCTTCTAATCGAATTATTCTGGGAGGCTTTTCTCAG GGAGGTGCTTTATCATTGTATACAGCTCTTACAACACACCAAAAATTAGCAGGTGTTGTAGCCCTCAGCTGTTGGCTTCCTCTGCGGGCTTCTTTTCCTCAG GGCCCTATCAGTGGTGTCAACAAGGAGATTGCTGTTCTTCAGTGCCACGGGGACTGTGACCCATTGGTTCCTTTAATGTTTGGTTCTCTCACTGTTGAGAAGCTAAAGAGCATGATAAATCCAGCCAACATAACCTTCAGGACTTATTCTGGCATGATGCATAGCTCATGTATTGAG GAAATGATGGATGTAAAACAGTTCATAGACAAACATCTACCTCCCGTAGACTGA